The proteins below are encoded in one region of Hordeum vulgare subsp. vulgare chromosome 3H, MorexV3_pseudomolecules_assembly, whole genome shotgun sequence:
- the LOC123442405 gene encoding rust resistance kinase Lr10-like isoform X2, whose protein sequence is MMKALMVSSFLVVLATGVWGSPCPPFSCGELRNISYPFRLLGGPPECGLKAYELTCSGLKATIKINTGQNRSYGDIVKLIRKGFPVLFPTDVVPHTNSQILRTCLTYSISYFDNGVGISTFLCSVVGFAMCVHDYSEQNKLFWVVTAIISFIEVFKYIIALALLSRFFFVPLVVWTFLAQKFWKTKISIDAVEKFLRMRHDFGPTRFDYTDIIAITSHFRDKLGQGGYGSVFKGVLLPGRVHVAIKMLEGNSSCNGEDFISEVSTIGRIHHVNVVRLVGFCSEEMRRALVYEYMPGGSLDKYIFSTEKSFPWDKLNEIALGIARGMNYLHQGCEMQILHFDIKPHNILLDSNFVPKVADFGLAKLYPRDNSFVPSNALRGTVGYIAPEMISRSFGAISSKSDVYSFGMLLLEMAGGRRNADPNAANSSQSYYPSWVYDKLTAQEVDAISPVAGMHELERKLCIVGLWCIQMKSHDRPTMSEVIDMLEGGFDGLQMPSRPFFCDDDHTAVPDSYPLLSELTEISEEDE, encoded by the exons ATGATGAAAGCCTTAAtggtttcttcttttcttgtagtccttgcaACAGGTGTTTGGGGGAGCCCGTGTCCTCCTTTCTCTTGTGGTGAACTTAGAAAtatatcatatccttttcgtcttCTAGGTGGTCCACCTGAATGTGGTCTCAAAGCATATGAGTTGACTTGTAGTGGCCTCAAGGCTACAATTAAGATCAACACAG GTCAGAACAGAAGTTATGGAGATATCGTGAAATTAATAAGAAAGGGATTTCCTGTTCTGTTTCCTACTGATGTTGTTCCCCAtacaaattctcagattctcagaACATGCTTGACTTATTCAATCAG CTACTTTGACAATGGAGTCGGGATCAGTACTTTCCTCTGTAGTGTGGTGGGGTTCGCAATGTGCGTACATGATTATTCAGAACAAAACAAGTTGTTTTGGGTTGTAACAGCTATAATATCTTTTattgaagtcttcaagtacataATTG CACTAGCCTTGTTATCCAGGTTCTTCTTTGTGCCTTTggtagtgtggacattccttgccCAGAAATTCTGGAAAACAAAGATATCCATTGATGCTGTAGAGAAGTTTCTCCGAATGCGACATGATTTTGGTCCAACAAGGTTCGACTACACGGACATCATTGCAATCACGAGCCATTTCAGAGACAAGCTAGGCCAAGGTGGCTATGGCTCTGTGTTCAAGGGTGTGCTACTGCCAGGCCGTGTCCATGTGGCCATCAAGATGCTAGAGGGTAACTCCAGCTGCAACGGAGAAGATTTCATCAGTGAGGTCTCCACCATCGGCAGGATACACCATGTCAATGTGGTCCGTCTTGTCGGATTCTGCTCGGAAGAAATGAGGAGGGCTCTGGTCTATGAATACATGCCTGGAGGTTCTCTTGACAAGTACATCTTCTCAACTGAGAAGAGTTTTCCTTGGGACAAGCTCAATGAGATTGCTTTGGGCATTGCCCGAGGGATGAACTACCTGCATCAGGGTTGCGAAATGCAGATTCTGCACTTCGACATCAAGCCACACAACATTCTTCTTGACAGCAATTTTGTCCCAAAAGTTGCTGATTTTGGACTTGCCAAACTGTACCCAAGGGACAACAGTTTTGTGCCATCTAATGCCTTACGTGGGACTGTAGGGTACATAGCTCCCGAGATGATATCTCGGAGCTTTGGTGCCATATCAAGCAAGTCCGATGTTTACAGCTTCGGGATGCTGCTTCTAGAgatggccggaggaagaaggaacGCTGATCCAAATGCAGCGAACTCAAGCCAGTCTTATTACCCATCATGGGTGTATGACAAACTAACTGCACAAGAGGTGGATGCCATATCTCCAGTTGCTGGCATGCATGAATTGGAGAGGAAGCTGTGCATTGTTGGATTATGGTGCATtcagatgaagtctcatgacaggCCAACGATGAGCGAGGTCATAGACATGTTGGAAGGTGGCTTTGATGGCCTACAGATGCCTTCCAGGCCATTCTTCTGCGACGACGATCACACCGCTGTCCCGGATTCTTACCCTTTGTTGTCCGAGCTGACAGAGATCTCGGAGGAGGATGAgtag
- the LOC123442405 gene encoding rust resistance kinase Lr10-like isoform X1, whose protein sequence is MMKALMVSSFLVVLATGVWGSPCPPFSCGELRNISYPFRLLGGPPECGLKAYELTCSGLKATIKINTGMYVVTKIERYSFRVIDANLDMNSSCPLPQWNQIPFPDYGTYRIESGVDDWLIDSEGSTDLISGGDYSACFVNCSRAITNSNSFYSPVTCLSAKNSFVYVSIGCCSCPVGALEPSCGYLAMIPLDLYDYEFYDREPYTGQNRSYGDIVKLIRKGFPVLFPTDVVPHTNSQILRTCLTYSISYFDNGVGISTFLCSVVGFAMCVHDYSEQNKLFWVVTAIISFIEVFKYIIALALLSRFFFVPLVVWTFLAQKFWKTKISIDAVEKFLRMRHDFGPTRFDYTDIIAITSHFRDKLGQGGYGSVFKGVLLPGRVHVAIKMLEGNSSCNGEDFISEVSTIGRIHHVNVVRLVGFCSEEMRRALVYEYMPGGSLDKYIFSTEKSFPWDKLNEIALGIARGMNYLHQGCEMQILHFDIKPHNILLDSNFVPKVADFGLAKLYPRDNSFVPSNALRGTVGYIAPEMISRSFGAISSKSDVYSFGMLLLEMAGGRRNADPNAANSSQSYYPSWVYDKLTAQEVDAISPVAGMHELERKLCIVGLWCIQMKSHDRPTMSEVIDMLEGGFDGLQMPSRPFFCDDDHTAVPDSYPLLSELTEISEEDE, encoded by the exons ATGATGAAAGCCTTAAtggtttcttcttttcttgtagtccttgcaACAGGTGTTTGGGGGAGCCCGTGTCCTCCTTTCTCTTGTGGTGAACTTAGAAAtatatcatatccttttcgtcttCTAGGTGGTCCACCTGAATGTGGTCTCAAAGCATATGAGTTGACTTGTAGTGGCCTCAAGGCTACAATTAAGATCAACACAGGTATGTATGTTGTCACTAAGATTGAGCGCTATTCCTTCAGGGTCATAGACGCCAACTTAGACATGAATAGCAGCTGCCCTCTTCCTCAGTGGAATCAAATTCCTTTTCCAGACTATGGAACATACCGTATTGAATCAGGTGTAGATGACTGGTTAATTGACTCGGAAGGTAGCACTGATTTGATCAGTGGTGGAGATTACTCGGCATGCTTCGTTAATTGCTCACGAGCAATAACGAATAGTAATAGTTTTTACAGCCCGGTCACTTGCCTAAGTGCGAAAAACTCGTTTGTTTATGTCTCTATTGGCTGCTGCTCTTGTCCGGTTGGAGCtcttgaaccttcttgtgggtACTTGGCCATGATTCCCTTAGATCTATATGATTATGAGTTTTATGATAGAGAACCATACACAGGTCAGAACAGAAGTTATGGAGATATCGTGAAATTAATAAGAAAGGGATTTCCTGTTCTGTTTCCTACTGATGTTGTTCCCCAtacaaattctcagattctcagaACATGCTTGACTTATTCAATCAG CTACTTTGACAATGGAGTCGGGATCAGTACTTTCCTCTGTAGTGTGGTGGGGTTCGCAATGTGCGTACATGATTATTCAGAACAAAACAAGTTGTTTTGGGTTGTAACAGCTATAATATCTTTTattgaagtcttcaagtacataATTG CACTAGCCTTGTTATCCAGGTTCTTCTTTGTGCCTTTggtagtgtggacattccttgccCAGAAATTCTGGAAAACAAAGATATCCATTGATGCTGTAGAGAAGTTTCTCCGAATGCGACATGATTTTGGTCCAACAAGGTTCGACTACACGGACATCATTGCAATCACGAGCCATTTCAGAGACAAGCTAGGCCAAGGTGGCTATGGCTCTGTGTTCAAGGGTGTGCTACTGCCAGGCCGTGTCCATGTGGCCATCAAGATGCTAGAGGGTAACTCCAGCTGCAACGGAGAAGATTTCATCAGTGAGGTCTCCACCATCGGCAGGATACACCATGTCAATGTGGTCCGTCTTGTCGGATTCTGCTCGGAAGAAATGAGGAGGGCTCTGGTCTATGAATACATGCCTGGAGGTTCTCTTGACAAGTACATCTTCTCAACTGAGAAGAGTTTTCCTTGGGACAAGCTCAATGAGATTGCTTTGGGCATTGCCCGAGGGATGAACTACCTGCATCAGGGTTGCGAAATGCAGATTCTGCACTTCGACATCAAGCCACACAACATTCTTCTTGACAGCAATTTTGTCCCAAAAGTTGCTGATTTTGGACTTGCCAAACTGTACCCAAGGGACAACAGTTTTGTGCCATCTAATGCCTTACGTGGGACTGTAGGGTACATAGCTCCCGAGATGATATCTCGGAGCTTTGGTGCCATATCAAGCAAGTCCGATGTTTACAGCTTCGGGATGCTGCTTCTAGAgatggccggaggaagaaggaacGCTGATCCAAATGCAGCGAACTCAAGCCAGTCTTATTACCCATCATGGGTGTATGACAAACTAACTGCACAAGAGGTGGATGCCATATCTCCAGTTGCTGGCATGCATGAATTGGAGAGGAAGCTGTGCATTGTTGGATTATGGTGCATtcagatgaagtctcatgacaggCCAACGATGAGCGAGGTCATAGACATGTTGGAAGGTGGCTTTGATGGCCTACAGATGCCTTCCAGGCCATTCTTCTGCGACGACGATCACACCGCTGTCCCGGATTCTTACCCTTTGTTGTCCGAGCTGACAGAGATCTCGGAGGAGGATGAgtag
- the LOC123442406 gene encoding rust resistance kinase Lr10-like: MSNLFAAAVMLSLLLKDGISIATAWEDEDFFRYCPPSWCHEHGPEIRFPFRLESSNKSCSAPSMYLSCSAKQDTILDHPQLGPCQVTSIDYLHQVIDITPLKDFLSPCPLQKIKSTRFAGGKIDDPTAVYFYNAGSIVSCSREFTPSIRSDLIVGPIPCLSNTSHLSYLVDSDVPMYVLKLDCKVVSDGVIPIHKTYNPSTGKLLDNSTFKVRAERILSFATTTVSWAVRLDQQGGAHYSSGGYECQRCEEHGQRCAFNSQRNDTFCIHNTHGLRIKVIAATSSVATLVVLLSMVATALYFSLRTRYNEEIHLKVEMFLRTYGTSKPTRYTFSEVKKIARRFKIKVGQGGFGSVYKGELPNGVPVAVKMLENSRGEGEEFINEVATVGLIHHANIVRLLGFCSEGTRRALIYEFMPNDSLEKYIFSHESNIFEDILVPDKMIDVALGIARGMEYLHQGCNQRILHFDIKPHNILLDFNFNPKISDFGLAKLCARDQSIVTLTAARGTMGYIAPELYSRNFGGVSYKSDVYSFGMLVLEMVSRRRNSDPSVGSQNDVYLPEWIYQKVSSGQDLVVTLDWAQEEQEKVRQLAIVGLWCIQWNPKNRPSMTKVVNMLTARLQNLQMPPKPFITSENYPVV, encoded by the exons ATGAGTAACCTTTTTGCCGCAGCTGTGATGCTCTCTCTTCTTCTCAAAGATGGAATCAGCATAGCCACAGCATGGGAAGATGAGGACTTCTTCAGATATTGCCCGCCATCCTGGTGCCACGAGCATGGCCCAGAAATCAGGTTTCCTTTCCGGCTTGAATCCAGCAATAAATCATGCAGTGCACCATCCATGTACTTATCATGCTCTGCAAAACAAGACACCATCCTAGATCACCCACAGCTTGGCCCATGCCAAGTGACCTCGATTGATTACCTGCATCAGGTTATCGACATAACCCCGCTCAAAGACTTCTTATCTCCATGCCCCCTTCAGAAGATCAAATCAACAAGGTTTGCTGGTGGTAAAATTGATGATCCTACTGCAGTGTACTTCTACAACGCCGGAAGCATAGTGAGCTGTTCAAGAGAGTTTACGCCAAGTATTCGATCCGACCTTATTGTTGGCCCTATCCCTTGCCTTAGCAACACAAGTCACCTCTCATATTTGGTAGATTCTGATGTGCCTATGTATGTTCTTAAACTGGACTGCAAGGTTGTATCTGATGGAGTAATTCCCATACACAAAACTTACAATCCTAGTACCGGAAAATTACTCGATAACTCAACATTCAAGGTAAGGGCAGAAAGAATCCTCAGTTTTGCTACCACGACAGTCAGCTGGGCAGTGAGATTAGATCAGCAAGGCGGAGCACACTACTCCTCAGGTGGCTATGAGTGTCAACGATGTGAAGAACATGGGCAACGCTGTGCATTTAATTCACAAAGGAACGACACATTCTGCATACATAACACTCACG GACTGCGTATCAAAGTTATTGCAG CTACATCATCGGTGGCCACGTTAGTTGTTCTTTTGTCGATGGTGGCCACTGCCCTTTATTTTTCACTGAGGACAAGATATAACGAAGAAATACATTTGAAGGTTGAAATGTTTCTTAGGACATATGGCACATCGAAACCCACAAGGTACACTTTCTCTGAAGTTAAGAAAATAGCAAGACGGTTTAAGATAAAAGTAGGGCAAGGAGGATTTGGCAGTGTATACAAAGGCGAGTTACCAAATGGAGTGCCTGTGGCAGTCAAGATGCTAGAGAACtctagaggagagggagaagaattCATCAATGAAGTTGCAACCGTTGGATTAATTCACCATGCAAATATTGTCCGTCTCCTAGGCTTTTGCTCCGAAGGAACGAGACGAGCTCTTATTTATGAATTCATGCCTAACGATTCACTGGAGAAATACATATTCTCTCATGAATCTAATATTTTTGAAGATATCCTAGTGCCCGATAAAATGATAGATGTTGCTTTAGGCATCGCTCGAGGAATGGAGTACCTGCATCAGGGGTGCAACCAACGCATCCTCCACTTTGACATCAAGCCTCACAACATCTTGTTGGACTTCAACTTTAATCCCAAAATCTCAGACTTTGGCCTAGCAAAGCTGTGTGCAAGGGACCAGAGCATCGTTACCTTGACTGCAGCAAGAGGCACGATGGGCTACATTGCCCCGGAGCTATACTCACGGAACTTTGGGGGAGTATCATACAAATCTGATGTATACAGTTTTGGCAtgctagtgttagaaatggtGAGTAGAAGGAGGAACTCGGACCCAAGTGTTGGTAGCCAGAACGATGTATATCTCCCGGAGTGGATCTATCAGAAAGTAAGCAGTGGGCAGGACTTAGTAGTTACTTTGGACTGGGCACAGGAAGAGCAAGAAAAGGTCAGACAACTTGCCATTGTGGGACTATGGTGTATCCAGTGGAACCCGAAGAATCGACCATCAATGACAAAGGTGGTAAACATGTTAACCGCGAGGTTGCAGAATCTACAGATGCCCCCAAAGCCATTCATCACATCTGAAAATTACCCTGTGGTGTAA